A DNA window from Stutzerimonas stutzeri contains the following coding sequences:
- a CDS encoding aspartate carbamoyltransferase catalytic subunit, with the protein MTPTDAKRPLQLNDQGQLRHFLSLDGLPRELLTEILDTADSFLEVGARAVKKVPLLRGKTVCNVFFENSTRTRTTFELAAQRLSADVITLNVSTSSTSKGETLTDTLRNLEAMAADMFVVRHADSGAAHFIAEHVSPQVAVINGGDGRHAHPTQGMLDMLTIRRHKGSFENLSVAIVGDILHSRVARSNMLALKTLGCPDIRVIAPKTLLPEGIEQYGVRVFTDMNEGLRDVDVVIMLRLQRERMQGGLLPSEGEFYRLYGLTTQRLALAKPDAIVMHPGPINRGVEIESAVADGPQSVILNQVTYGIAIRMAVLSMAMSGQTAQRQIDSESVSEEQQ; encoded by the coding sequence ATGACGCCCACCGACGCCAAGCGCCCGCTACAGCTGAACGACCAAGGCCAGCTGCGCCATTTCCTCTCCCTCGACGGCCTGCCCCGCGAGCTGCTCACCGAGATTCTCGACACTGCCGACTCCTTCCTCGAGGTCGGCGCTCGGGCCGTGAAGAAGGTACCGCTGTTGCGCGGCAAGACAGTCTGCAACGTGTTCTTCGAGAACTCGACGCGCACCCGCACGACCTTCGAACTGGCGGCGCAGCGGTTGTCGGCAGACGTGATCACGCTGAACGTCTCGACTTCCTCCACCAGCAAGGGCGAGACCCTGACCGATACCCTGCGCAATCTGGAAGCCATGGCCGCGGACATGTTCGTGGTGCGCCACGCCGACTCCGGTGCCGCGCATTTCATTGCCGAGCATGTCAGCCCGCAGGTTGCGGTCATCAATGGTGGCGACGGGCGCCATGCGCACCCGACCCAGGGCATGCTCGACATGCTCACCATCCGCCGGCACAAAGGCAGCTTCGAAAACCTCTCAGTCGCCATCGTCGGCGACATCCTGCACTCGCGCGTGGCGCGCTCGAACATGCTGGCGCTGAAGACACTAGGCTGCCCGGATATCCGCGTCATCGCACCGAAAACCCTGCTACCCGAGGGCATCGAGCAGTACGGTGTGCGCGTTTTCACCGACATGAACGAAGGCCTGCGTGACGTCGACGTGGTGATCATGCTGCGCCTGCAGCGCGAGCGCATGCAGGGCGGCCTGCTGCCCAGCGAGGGCGAGTTCTACCGACTGTACGGCCTGACCACCCAGCGCCTGGCGTTGGCCAAACCGGACGCCATCGTCATGCACCCTGGCCCGATCAACCGCGGCGTGGAGATCGAATCTGCCGTGGCGGATGGCCCGCAATCGGTGATCCTCAACCAGGTCACCTACGGCATCGCCATCCGCATGGCCGTGCTGTCGATGGCAATGAGCGGCCAGACCGCGCAGCGCCAGATCGATTCCGAATCCGTATCCGAGGAGCAGCAGTGA
- the pyrR gene encoding bifunctional pyr operon transcriptional regulator/uracil phosphoribosyltransferase PyrR, translating to MILPNPEQLLPEMVAALKQHLSDRDIQEPRFIGIRTGGVWVAQAILAARAQNEPLGILDVSFYRDDFTQRGLHPQVQPSELPFEVEGQHLVLIDDVLMTGRTIRAALNELFDYGRPASVTLVCLLDLNARELPIRPDVVGATLSLAPEQRIKLIGPEPLALEQQMETSPS from the coding sequence ATGATCCTGCCTAACCCCGAACAGCTGTTGCCCGAGATGGTCGCCGCACTGAAGCAGCACCTGAGCGACCGTGACATCCAGGAGCCACGCTTCATCGGCATTCGCACCGGCGGCGTCTGGGTCGCCCAGGCGATCCTAGCAGCGCGAGCGCAGAACGAACCGCTCGGCATCCTCGACGTGTCCTTCTATCGCGATGATTTCACCCAGAGGGGTTTGCATCCTCAGGTGCAGCCATCGGAGTTGCCTTTCGAAGTCGAAGGGCAACACCTGGTGCTGATCGACGACGTGCTGATGACTGGCCGCACCATCCGCGCGGCACTCAACGAGCTGTTCGATTACGGCCGCCCCGCCAGCGTGACATTGGTCTGCCTGCTCGACCTGAACGCCCGCGAGCTGCCGATTCGTCCCGACGTGGTCGGCGCCACCCTGTCGCTGGCGCCGGAGCAGCGCATCAAGCTGATCGGGCCGGAGCCATTGGCCCTCGAGCAACAGATGGAAACCAGCCCCTCCTGA